A region from the Pseudomonas sp. Teo4 genome encodes:
- the ychF gene encoding redox-regulated ATPase YchF: MGFNCGIVGLPNVGKSTLFNALTKSGIAAENFPFCTIEPNSGIVPMPDARLNALAEIVKPNRILPTTMEFVDIAGLVAGASKGEGLGNKFLANIRETDAIAHVVRCFEDENVIHVSNSVDPKRDIEIIDLELIFADLDSCEKQLQKVARNAKGGDKEALAQKAILEKLIPHFTEGKPARSLMKNMADDEKAVIRGFHLLTSKPVMYIANVAEDGFENNPHLDVVKAIAEEEGAVVVPVCNKIEAEIAELDEGEEKDMFLEALGLEEPGLNRVIRAGYQLLNLQTYFTAGVQEVRAWTVRVGATAPQAAGVIHTDFEKGFIRAEVVAYDDFIQFKGEGGAKEAGKWRLEGKDYIVKDGDVMHFRFNV, encoded by the coding sequence ATGGGTTTCAATTGCGGCATCGTCGGCCTGCCCAACGTCGGCAAGTCCACCCTGTTCAACGCCCTGACCAAGTCCGGCATCGCGGCGGAGAACTTCCCTTTCTGCACCATCGAGCCGAACAGCGGCATTGTGCCGATGCCTGACGCGCGCCTGAATGCGCTGGCGGAAATCGTCAAACCTAACCGCATCCTGCCGACCACCATGGAGTTCGTCGACATCGCCGGCCTGGTGGCGGGCGCCTCGAAAGGTGAAGGCCTGGGCAACAAGTTCCTGGCCAACATCCGCGAAACTGACGCTATCGCCCACGTGGTGCGCTGCTTCGAAGACGAGAACGTGATTCACGTTTCCAACAGCGTCGACCCCAAGCGTGACATCGAGATCATCGACCTCGAACTGATCTTCGCCGACCTCGACAGCTGCGAGAAGCAACTGCAGAAGGTTGCCCGCAACGCCAAGGGCGGCGACAAGGAAGCCCTGGCGCAGAAGGCCATTCTGGAGAAGCTGATCCCTCACTTCACCGAAGGCAAGCCTGCGCGCAGCCTGATGAAGAACATGGCTGACGACGAAAAGGCCGTTATCCGTGGCTTCCACCTGCTGACCAGCAAGCCGGTCATGTACATCGCCAACGTTGCCGAAGACGGCTTCGAGAACAACCCGCACCTGGACGTGGTCAAGGCCATCGCCGAGGAAGAAGGCGCGGTCGTGGTGCCAGTGTGCAACAAGATCGAAGCGGAAATCGCCGAGCTGGATGAAGGCGAAGAGAAAGACATGTTCCTCGAGGCCCTGGGCCTGGAAGAGCCAGGCCTGAACCGCGTGATTCGCGCCGGCTACCAACTGCTGAACCTGCAGACCTACTTCACTGCCGGCGTGCAGGAAGTACGCGCCTGGACCGTCCGCGTCGGTGCCACTGCGCCGCAGGCTGCTGGTGTGATCCACACCGACTTCGAAAAAGGCTTCATCCGCGCTGAAGTGGTGGCCTACGACGACTTCATCCAGTTCAAGGGTGAAGGCGGCGCGAAGGAAGCCGGTAAATGGCGTCTGGAAGGCAAGGACTACATCGTCAAAGACGGCGATGTGATGCACTTCCGCTTCAACGTCTAA
- a CDS encoding PEP-utilizing enzyme codes for MALHFSTKAGTLISLQERLQSARIARLLSFTVSDWQMGRHACFRDIRGRLGDGPWIVRSSCQREDGTQASSAGAFLSIPDVYEADLESAIERVIASYGDAHQADEVLIQPMLEKVVRSGVAFSHDPNTCAPYRVVNWSEGNDTASVTGGMGGRLWQQAALSKLPPPPSLAPTIVLLEELLELFGGVPIDCEFAVTREAEGEVLWLLQARPLILPTAAESESDQATRLDGIQRKVARGMQPHPFLMGQRTVYGVMPDWNPAEIIGIRPKPLALSLYRDLVTDSIWAYQRHNYGYRNLRSFPLMPHFFGLPYIDVRLSFNSFIPADLDEGLAGRLVDHYIDRLLAEPTLHDKVEFEIVFSCYTLDLSQRLERLASAGFLEHELEAISTSLRKLTNRIVHPKDGLWRADANKLETLNKRREELLASNADPLDRIYWLLEDAKRYGTLPFAGLARAGFVAVQMLKSLVTVGVFSQADYDSFMGGVSTVSGQLARDRATLDKATFLARYGHLRPGTYDILSPRYDEAPDLYFDWAQRPSAPEPVKPFSLTLPQMREIVKLLEEHGLQPDAVGLLDFMQSGIELRELAKFHFTRNLSDALALIAEVGAQHGITREDMAYCDINVLKELHVAATDPKELLLRSIEQGKARYERTLKISLPPVITRPEDVWSFEWPDAAPNFITQKQVTAPVVGGEDRDMLAGAIVCIPNADPGFDWLFAYPIAGLITAWGGANSHMAIRAGELGLPAVIGAGEVLYRRWSAAQRLHLDCSGRWVEVLA; via the coding sequence ATGGCGCTGCATTTCTCTACCAAGGCCGGCACATTGATCAGCCTCCAGGAGCGACTCCAGTCAGCTCGCATTGCGCGCTTGCTGTCGTTCACCGTCAGCGACTGGCAGATGGGGCGGCATGCCTGTTTTCGGGATATCCGTGGACGGCTGGGAGACGGTCCATGGATCGTGCGCTCCAGTTGCCAGCGTGAGGATGGTACACAAGCGTCCAGTGCCGGCGCTTTTCTCTCGATTCCTGATGTCTATGAAGCAGACTTGGAATCAGCGATCGAAAGGGTGATCGCCAGTTATGGCGATGCGCACCAGGCTGACGAGGTACTGATTCAGCCGATGCTGGAGAAAGTCGTGCGCTCCGGCGTTGCCTTTTCCCACGACCCGAATACCTGTGCCCCCTATCGAGTGGTGAACTGGTCGGAGGGCAATGACACCGCATCCGTCACTGGCGGTATGGGCGGGCGGTTATGGCAGCAGGCAGCACTTAGCAAACTCCCACCTCCGCCAAGCCTCGCGCCAACCATCGTTTTGCTCGAAGAGTTGCTGGAACTGTTTGGTGGCGTTCCGATCGATTGCGAGTTCGCAGTCACGCGCGAAGCAGAAGGCGAAGTGCTGTGGCTGTTGCAAGCCCGTCCGTTGATTTTGCCAACCGCTGCGGAGTCCGAATCTGACCAAGCCACTCGGTTGGACGGTATTCAGCGTAAGGTGGCGCGGGGTATGCAACCGCACCCATTCTTGATGGGCCAACGTACCGTTTACGGCGTGATGCCGGACTGGAATCCCGCCGAAATTATCGGCATCCGTCCCAAGCCGCTGGCACTCTCACTGTATCGGGATTTGGTAACCGACTCTATCTGGGCCTACCAGCGTCATAACTATGGTTACCGGAACTTGCGCAGCTTCCCATTGATGCCGCATTTTTTCGGGTTGCCCTATATCGATGTGCGTTTGTCGTTCAACTCGTTCATTCCAGCGGACCTTGATGAGGGTCTAGCCGGGCGGCTGGTTGATCACTACATTGATCGGCTGCTGGCCGAGCCGACACTACACGACAAGGTGGAGTTCGAAATTGTTTTCTCGTGCTACACACTGGACTTGTCGCAACGACTGGAGCGTTTGGCCAGTGCCGGTTTCCTGGAACACGAACTGGAGGCCATCAGCACCAGTTTGCGCAAACTGACCAACCGCATCGTTCACCCCAAAGATGGCTTATGGCGAGCCGATGCCAACAAGCTCGAAACGCTCAACAAACGGCGCGAGGAGTTGCTGGCCTCCAACGCTGACCCTCTGGACCGTATTTACTGGCTGCTGGAGGATGCCAAACGTTACGGCACCCTGCCATTTGCCGGTCTAGCCCGAGCCGGCTTCGTCGCGGTGCAGATGCTCAAGTCCCTGGTCACGGTAGGCGTGTTCTCTCAGGCTGATTACGACAGTTTCATGGGAGGGGTTTCAACCGTCAGTGGTCAATTGGCACGCGATCGGGCAACACTGGACAAGGCGACCTTTCTGGCGCGCTACGGCCACTTGCGCCCCGGTACCTACGACATCCTCTCACCCCGTTACGATGAGGCACCGGACCTCTACTTCGACTGGGCTCAGCGTCCATCCGCCCCTGAACCGGTAAAGCCCTTCTCACTGACCCTTCCTCAGATGCGAGAAATCGTGAAACTGTTGGAGGAGCATGGATTGCAACCAGACGCGGTCGGTTTGCTGGACTTCATGCAATCCGGAATAGAACTACGCGAACTGGCCAAATTCCATTTCACCCGCAACCTTTCGGATGCCTTGGCATTGATTGCCGAAGTGGGCGCCCAACACGGTATAACCCGTGAAGACATGGCCTATTGCGACATCAATGTCCTGAAGGAATTGCACGTTGCTGCAACAGATCCGAAGGAATTGCTGTTGCGCAGCATAGAGCAAGGCAAGGCCCGCTATGAGAGAACTCTCAAGATATCGCTGCCGCCAGTCATTACTCGACCGGAGGATGTCTGGTCCTTCGAGTGGCCCGATGCTGCACCCAACTTCATCACCCAGAAACAGGTGACAGCACCTGTGGTCGGCGGTGAAGACCGAGATATGCTTGCCGGCGCGATTGTCTGTATTCCCAATGCAGACCCAGGGTTCGACTGGTTGTTTGCCTACCCGATTGCCGGCCTGATAACAGCATGGGGCGGCGCTAATTCGCACATGGCGATTCGTGCCGGTGAGTTGGGTCTGCCAGCGGTTATCGGTGCCGGAGAGGTGCTCTATCGTCGCTGGTCGGCGGCTCAGCGCTTGCACCTGGACTGCTCTGGGCGTTGGGTGGAGGTGTTGGCATGA
- a CDS encoding class I SAM-dependent methyltransferase has product MKTEWDYTILADAYLERPDYADAAIDAMLSIAGTKKGDKVCDVGAGVAHLTMMLAARGMDVMAVEPNDAMRRNGIKRTTDLANVSWYEGTGESTGQASKAFDMVTFGSSFNVCDRQQALKETARILKPRGWFACMWNHRHLDDPIQARIEAIIKEHVQGYGYGTRREDQTAVIDASALFGPVVHLDARITHQQTIEQCLEAWRSHATLERQAGAKFHEVISAIEDYLRSLDTASIQIPYSTNIWIAQLR; this is encoded by the coding sequence ATGAAAACCGAATGGGACTACACCATCCTGGCTGACGCTTACCTTGAGCGTCCTGACTACGCCGATGCTGCGATCGATGCGATGCTGTCAATTGCAGGGACCAAGAAAGGCGACAAGGTCTGCGATGTCGGAGCAGGCGTAGCACACCTGACCATGATGCTGGCCGCTCGCGGCATGGACGTCATGGCCGTAGAACCCAATGATGCCATGCGACGCAACGGCATCAAGCGCACCACCGACCTGGCCAATGTCAGTTGGTATGAAGGCACTGGTGAATCCACCGGACAAGCCTCCAAAGCGTTCGATATGGTTACCTTTGGCAGTTCCTTCAACGTCTGCGACCGCCAGCAGGCACTCAAGGAGACTGCACGGATTCTCAAACCCCGAGGCTGGTTCGCCTGCATGTGGAATCACCGCCATCTTGATGATCCTATCCAGGCCCGGATCGAAGCCATCATTAAAGAGCACGTACAGGGCTACGGCTATGGCACCCGTCGTGAAGATCAAACTGCAGTCATAGATGCGAGCGCACTTTTCGGTCCTGTTGTACATCTGGATGCGCGTATCACTCACCAACAAACGATCGAGCAGTGCCTGGAAGCCTGGCGTTCGCACGCGACGCTGGAACGCCAAGCCGGGGCGAAATTCCATGAGGTGATTAGCGCAATCGAGGATTACCTGAGAAGTCTTGATACCGCTTCGATCCAGATTCCGTACTCGACCAATATTTGGATTGCCCAGTTGAGATAA
- the ispE gene encoding 4-(cytidine 5'-diphospho)-2-C-methyl-D-erythritol kinase: MSKLTLPAPAKLNLWLHIVGRRPDGYHELETVFQFLDHGDELSFALRDDGQIRLHTEIDSVPHDSNLIVRAARKLQEQSGTGLGADIWLTKVLPMGGGIGGGSSDAATTLLALDHLWQLGWDEDRLATLGLSLGADVPVFVRGHAAFAQGVGEQLTPVDPEEPWYVVLVPQVSVSTVEIFSHPQLTRDSLPLKMRPVPEGNSRNDCQPVVEQSYPEVRNALNSLGKFTDARLTGTGSCVFGAFPSKAEADKVLALLSATQTGFVAKGSNVSMLHRKLQSLVKKSSA; this comes from the coding sequence ATGTCAAAGCTCACCCTGCCCGCCCCGGCCAAACTCAACCTGTGGCTGCATATCGTCGGTCGCCGTCCAGACGGTTACCACGAACTGGAAACCGTATTCCAGTTCCTCGACCACGGCGACGAGTTGAGCTTCGCCCTGCGTGACGATGGCCAGATCCGCCTGCACACCGAGATCGACTCGGTACCGCATGACAGCAACCTGATCGTGCGCGCCGCCCGTAAACTGCAGGAACAGTCCGGCACCGGCCTGGGGGCCGACATCTGGCTGACCAAGGTCCTGCCAATGGGCGGAGGCATTGGTGGCGGCAGTTCCGATGCAGCGACCACTCTGCTGGCACTCGACCATCTGTGGCAACTGGGCTGGGATGAAGATCGCCTGGCCACCCTGGGCCTGTCCCTGGGTGCGGATGTGCCAGTGTTCGTTCGTGGTCATGCGGCGTTCGCCCAGGGCGTGGGCGAGCAACTGACTCCGGTCGACCCCGAAGAGCCTTGGTATGTCGTGCTGGTGCCGCAAGTCTCTGTCAGCACTGTAGAAATTTTTTCGCATCCACAGTTGACACGTGATTCGCTCCCCCTTAAGATGCGCCCCGTTCCCGAGGGAAACAGTCGAAATGACTGCCAACCGGTGGTAGAGCAGAGTTACCCAGAAGTTCGCAATGCGTTGAATTCACTAGGTAAATTCACTGATGCTCGATTAACCGGCACTGGAAGTTGTGTGTTTGGGGCCTTCCCAAGCAAAGCCGAAGCTGATAAAGTTCTGGCCCTTCTTTCAGCGACCCAAACAGGGTTTGTGGCGAAAGGAAGCAATGTTTCGATGTTGCATCGTAAGCTGCAAAGTCTGGTCAAGAAGTCGAGTGCATAG
- a CDS encoding 50S ribosomal protein L25/general stress protein Ctc translates to MTDFILNAQARTDLGKGASRRLRHSANIPAVVYGGDKEAQSLTILAKEIAKLFENEAAFSHVIELNVDGAKQNVVVKAMQRHPAKGFIMHADFVRVVAGQKLTAKVPVHFINEEAPVKKGGEISHVVAEVEVSCEAKDLPEFIEVDLAKAEIGTIIHLSDLKAPKGVEFVALAHGDDKAVANVHAPRVAPEAEGAAE, encoded by the coding sequence ATGACTGACTTCATCCTGAACGCCCAAGCGCGTACTGACCTGGGGAAAGGTGCGAGCCGCCGCCTGCGTCACTCCGCCAACATCCCTGCCGTTGTTTACGGTGGCGATAAAGAAGCCCAATCCCTGACCATCCTGGCCAAGGAAATCGCCAAGCTGTTCGAAAACGAAGCTGCCTTCAGCCACGTTATCGAACTGAACGTCGACGGCGCCAAGCAGAACGTCGTGGTCAAGGCCATGCAGCGTCACCCAGCCAAAGGCTTCATCATGCACGCCGACTTCGTTCGCGTCGTTGCTGGCCAGAAACTGACCGCTAAAGTACCGGTTCACTTCATCAACGAAGAAGCTCCGGTCAAGAAAGGCGGCGAAATCTCCCACGTAGTGGCTGAGGTTGAAGTTTCCTGCGAAGCCAAAGACCTGCCTGAGTTCATCGAAGTCGACCTGGCCAAGGCTGAAATCGGCACCATCATCCACCTGTCGGACCTGAAAGCTCCGAAAGGCGTAGAGTTCGTTGCTCTGGCCCACGGTGATGACAAAGCTGTTGCCAACGTTCACGCTCCGCGCGTTGCTCCAGAAGCTGAAGGCGCTGCCGAGTAA
- a CDS encoding adenylyl-sulfate kinase: protein MNQVDMNVDFTGQVVWITGLSGAGKSTLAREVVAGLRHQGNSVVMLDGDELRDVFGTTAIRPQNYDREARLALAMQYAHLCRVIAAQGHIVVIATISLFREIHAWNRAHLPGYFEVYLKVPVEELRRRDPKDIYRRFDAGELHNVAGLDLPIDEPGSADWVVEFEPHRTLKTLTHDLLDRFYKRKLV from the coding sequence ATGAACCAGGTCGATATGAACGTTGACTTCACCGGGCAAGTGGTATGGATTACAGGGTTGTCGGGGGCGGGAAAATCAACACTAGCCCGAGAGGTTGTTGCCGGGCTTCGACACCAAGGCAACTCGGTAGTCATGCTGGATGGGGATGAACTGCGCGATGTATTTGGCACGACGGCCATCCGCCCGCAAAACTACGACAGAGAGGCGCGTTTGGCGCTGGCCATGCAATACGCTCATCTGTGCAGGGTCATTGCTGCTCAAGGGCACATCGTGGTGATCGCAACCATTTCGCTTTTCCGCGAGATTCATGCATGGAACCGAGCCCACTTGCCCGGCTATTTCGAAGTCTACTTGAAAGTCCCGGTGGAGGAACTGCGTCGCCGGGACCCCAAGGACATCTATCGACGATTTGACGCAGGTGAGTTACACAACGTCGCGGGGCTCGACTTGCCAATTGATGAACCAGGCTCGGCAGATTGGGTGGTGGAGTTTGAGCCACACCGCACGTTAAAAACGCTAACTCATGACTTACTGGACCGTTTTTATAAAAGGAAATTGGTATGA
- a CDS encoding gamma-glutamyl-gamma-aminobutyrate hydrolase family protein (Members of this family of hydrolases with an active site Cys residue belong to MEROPS family C26.): protein MKVVAISQRVDEIAKRGECRDALDQRLVNFLLVAGYLPVPVPNELYLQTLGQGATHDALHDWLNALSPQAIVLSGGNDIGQYPARDTTEGRLLDHARSHRLPVLGLCRGMQMIAHCFGGQLKPVVGHVRTRHQLSGQIVAEVNSYHGFALADCPEAFEILARSEDGEIEAIRHLSLPWEGWMWHPEREHVFAPHDIHRLRMLFGE from the coding sequence ATGAAGGTAGTAGCTATTAGTCAGCGAGTGGATGAGATTGCTAAGCGCGGCGAGTGTCGGGATGCACTCGACCAGCGACTGGTCAACTTTCTACTCGTTGCCGGATATTTACCGGTGCCGGTGCCCAACGAGTTGTACCTGCAAACACTCGGCCAGGGCGCGACTCATGATGCCTTGCATGACTGGTTGAATGCACTTTCGCCGCAGGCCATTGTGCTTTCGGGAGGGAATGACATCGGCCAGTACCCGGCGCGTGATACTACCGAAGGCAGATTGCTTGATCATGCACGATCCCACCGCCTGCCAGTACTCGGTCTTTGCCGGGGTATGCAAATGATCGCGCACTGCTTTGGTGGCCAGCTGAAACCGGTGGTGGGCCATGTGCGAACTCGGCATCAACTGTCAGGACAGATTGTTGCCGAGGTGAACAGTTATCACGGTTTCGCACTTGCCGATTGCCCGGAAGCGTTTGAAATACTGGCGCGCAGTGAAGATGGGGAAATCGAAGCTATTCGACACCTGAGCCTGCCCTGGGAAGGCTGGATGTGGCACCCGGAGCGAGAGCACGTTTTTGCACCACATGACATTCATCGATTGAGAATGTTGTTCGGTGAGTGA
- a CDS encoding DUF726 domain-containing protein yields MDTHFKFLTLPHGNGTVANVFIHGYSAGHDLRDRRSLSRSIPTTFQDGLNIFGFWPSGHILEMDWETVKSMAGGLGNTAQGVMGFVSDRVRHFTRSRLRAETMGHALLAELDSYLIKHHPYVASVNLVGHSLGGRVVVSALRKMALQPGSFDLPIRDVLLMAAAVEVSAKEALQLKSQIKGTLYNAWSANDKTLRMCIDEACLGRKAVEHFENVSMDGFGHTDYWPKLHEVLTKSGFAGFKGQQYPAPLGQADASGADPVRDDYLLHDVIELSPPKVLDEAIKHLQTSSWARLDHQDRLYGFTREFQLVAGHCLANLARRRGLQYADALEMLVSHFDLSKALHDCASVLEVEAALVRKFFEHSFPEGHPLCTDTLTVVKGLSADEYFQQVDVLAERLTLASYVKKTPATKDSGQAVAAVSAAQVAERAASTFGRVVTNLLTALKPGYSALIPTVAIIFHARVKLSKQYLNN; encoded by the coding sequence TTGGATACGCATTTCAAGTTTCTGACATTGCCGCATGGTAACGGTACCGTGGCCAATGTATTCATCCATGGCTATAGCGCCGGGCACGATCTGCGGGACCGGCGGTCGTTGTCCAGGAGCATTCCCACGACTTTCCAAGACGGCCTCAACATCTTTGGCTTTTGGCCTTCGGGCCACATTCTGGAGATGGACTGGGAGACCGTGAAGTCCATGGCTGGCGGCCTGGGAAACACCGCTCAGGGGGTGATGGGGTTTGTGAGCGACCGGGTCCGGCACTTCACCCGCAGTCGCCTTAGGGCCGAGACCATGGGCCACGCTCTGCTCGCCGAGCTGGACAGCTATCTGATCAAGCATCATCCGTATGTGGCCTCGGTGAATCTGGTTGGTCATTCTCTTGGTGGGCGCGTGGTGGTAAGTGCCCTGCGTAAGATGGCGCTTCAACCTGGGAGCTTCGACCTGCCCATTCGTGATGTATTGCTGATGGCCGCCGCCGTCGAAGTCAGTGCGAAAGAAGCGTTGCAACTCAAGTCCCAGATCAAGGGCACGCTCTACAACGCCTGGTCTGCCAACGACAAAACCTTGCGCATGTGCATCGATGAAGCGTGCCTTGGTCGTAAAGCGGTTGAGCATTTCGAAAACGTTTCGATGGACGGCTTCGGGCACACGGATTACTGGCCGAAACTGCATGAAGTGCTGACCAAAAGTGGTTTTGCGGGGTTCAAGGGCCAGCAGTATCCGGCCCCGCTTGGCCAGGCTGACGCCTCAGGTGCAGACCCTGTCCGTGACGATTATCTGTTGCATGACGTTATCGAACTCTCGCCGCCCAAGGTACTGGACGAAGCCATCAAGCATCTTCAAACCAGCAGTTGGGCACGCCTCGATCACCAGGACCGGCTCTACGGCTTTACCCGTGAATTTCAGTTAGTCGCTGGTCATTGTCTGGCTAATCTTGCTCGCAGACGCGGCTTGCAGTACGCCGATGCCCTGGAGATGCTGGTCAGCCATTTCGACCTGAGCAAGGCGCTGCACGATTGCGCCTCTGTTCTTGAGGTCGAGGCGGCGTTGGTTCGCAAGTTTTTCGAGCACAGTTTTCCGGAGGGGCACCCGTTGTGCACCGATACCTTGACGGTGGTGAAAGGGCTGTCGGCAGATGAGTACTTTCAGCAGGTAGACGTATTGGCCGAGCGCCTTACCTTGGCCTCTTACGTCAAGAAGACACCGGCGACCAAGGACTCTGGCCAGGCCGTCGCAGCGGTCAGCGCTGCCCAGGTGGCGGAGCGAGCGGCCTCGACATTCGGGCGTGTCGTCACCAACTTGCTGACTGCCTTGAAACCCGGTTATTCGGCGTTGATTCCGACGGTGGCGATCATCTTCCATGCCCGGGTGAAGCTGAGTAAGCAGTACCTGAACAATTGA
- a CDS encoding phosphocholine cytidylyltransferase family protein: MKAIILAAGRGSRMKSLTDERPKCMVELRGKPLLEWQLAALHDAGISDIAIVTGYKRELLADQGLIEFHNPRWAQTNMVSSLACAESWLQDEPCIISYSDIFYSAAAVQSLMACTASLAVTYDPNWLALWTDRFGDPLLDAETFCLTPAGTLAEIGNKPTSVHDIQGQYMGLLRFTPEGWAEVVRLRSTMPPEQCDKVHMTHTLQQVIDAGRIPIHALAYAGEWGEVDSSEDLLLYQ; the protein is encoded by the coding sequence GTGAAAGCCATTATTTTGGCTGCCGGACGTGGCAGCCGCATGAAAAGCCTTACGGACGAGCGTCCGAAGTGCATGGTCGAATTGCGAGGCAAGCCATTGTTGGAGTGGCAACTCGCAGCTCTGCACGATGCAGGGATTAGCGACATAGCCATCGTGACGGGTTACAAGCGAGAGCTATTGGCAGACCAAGGGCTGATCGAGTTTCATAATCCACGCTGGGCGCAAACCAATATGGTGTCGTCATTGGCGTGTGCTGAGTCCTGGTTGCAAGATGAGCCTTGCATCATCAGTTACTCCGATATCTTCTACAGCGCTGCGGCGGTCCAGTCGTTGATGGCGTGCACGGCATCCCTGGCAGTCACCTATGACCCGAATTGGCTGGCGCTGTGGACGGACCGTTTTGGCGACCCGTTACTGGACGCTGAAACCTTTTGCCTGACACCTGCTGGTACTCTGGCCGAAATCGGCAACAAGCCGACATCGGTACACGATATTCAGGGCCAATACATGGGGCTTCTGCGTTTCACACCTGAGGGATGGGCAGAAGTCGTTCGGCTACGCTCAACAATGCCTCCGGAACAATGCGACAAAGTGCATATGACCCACACGCTTCAGCAAGTCATTGATGCAGGGCGGATCCCGATACATGCCCTCGCCTATGCCGGCGAATGGGGTGAGGTGGACTCTTCTGAGGATCTTCTTCTGTATCAATAA
- the pth gene encoding aminoacyl-tRNA hydrolase codes for MTAIQLIVGLGNPGPEYEQTRHNAGALFVERIASAQRVSLTADKKYFGLTAKFSHQGNDVRLLIPTTYMNRSGQSVAALANFFRIKPEAILVAHDELDLPPGVAKLKRGGGHGGHNGLRDIIAQLGNQNDFHRLRLGIGHPGDAKLVSNFVLGRAPRAEQEKLDASIDFALGVMPDVLAGDFAKAMRELHSQKA; via the coding sequence GTGACCGCCATCCAGTTGATCGTTGGCCTGGGTAACCCCGGCCCCGAATACGAACAGACCCGGCATAACGCAGGGGCTCTTTTCGTTGAACGCATTGCCAGCGCCCAGCGCGTTTCGCTGACCGCTGACAAAAAATATTTCGGCCTGACGGCTAAATTCAGCCATCAGGGCAACGACGTTCGTCTGTTGATCCCGACCACCTACATGAACCGCAGCGGCCAGTCCGTGGCGGCATTGGCCAATTTCTTCCGGATCAAGCCGGAGGCCATTCTGGTGGCGCATGACGAACTCGACCTGCCCCCGGGCGTTGCCAAGCTCAAGCGCGGCGGCGGCCATGGTGGGCACAACGGCCTGCGCGACATCATCGCGCAGCTCGGCAACCAGAACGACTTCCACCGCCTGCGGCTTGGCATAGGCCACCCGGGCGACGCCAAACTGGTCTCCAACTTCGTCCTGGGCCGCGCGCCGCGCGCCGAGCAGGAGAAGCTCGACGCCAGCATCGATTTTGCCCTCGGCGTGATGCCGGACGTGCTTGCCGGCGACTTCGCCAAGGCGATGCGCGAACTGCACAGCCAGAAGGCCTGA
- a CDS encoding ribose-phosphate pyrophosphokinase, producing the protein MSKMMVFTGNANPDLARRVVRQLHIPLGDVSVGKFSDGEISTEINENVRGKDVFIIQPTCAPTNDNLMELVVMADAFRRSSASRITAVIPYFGYARQDRRPRSARVAISAKVVADMLTVVGIDRVLTVDLHADQIQGFFDIPVDNIYGSPVLVDDIEDQRFENLMIVSPDIGGVVRARAVAKSLGVDLGIIDKRREKANHSEVMHIIGDVEGRTCILVDDMVDTAGTLCHAAKALKEHGAAKVYAYCTHPVLSGRAIENIEKSVLDELVVTNTVPLSAAAQACDRIRQLDIAPVVAEAVRRISNEESISAMFR; encoded by the coding sequence GTGTCCAAGATGATGGTCTTTACGGGGAACGCCAACCCCGATCTGGCTCGGCGTGTCGTACGTCAGCTGCATATCCCTCTCGGTGACGTCTCTGTCGGTAAATTCTCCGACGGCGAAATCAGCACTGAGATCAATGAAAATGTCCGCGGTAAAGACGTCTTCATTATTCAGCCGACTTGTGCCCCGACCAACGATAACCTGATGGAACTGGTAGTGATGGCCGATGCCTTCCGCCGCTCCTCAGCATCCCGAATCACCGCCGTGATTCCTTACTTCGGATATGCCCGCCAGGACCGCCGTCCGCGTTCGGCACGTGTAGCCATCAGCGCCAAAGTCGTCGCTGACATGCTCACTGTCGTGGGTATCGACCGTGTTCTCACCGTCGACCTGCACGCTGACCAGATCCAAGGCTTCTTCGATATCCCCGTCGACAACATCTACGGCTCGCCCGTACTGGTCGACGACATCGAAGACCAGCGTTTCGAGAACCTGATGATCGTCTCCCCGGACATTGGTGGTGTCGTGCGCGCACGTGCCGTCGCCAAGTCCCTGGGTGTCGACCTGGGTATCATCGACAAACGCCGCGAGAAGGCTAACCACTCCGAGGTTATGCACATCATCGGCGACGTCGAAGGACGCACCTGCATCCTGGTAGACGATATGGTCGACACCGCCGGCACCCTGTGCCACGCGGCCAAGGCCCTGAAAGAACACGGCGCTGCCAAGGTTTACGCCTACTGCACGCACCCTGTCCTGTCGGGCCGCGCGATCGAGAACATCGAGAAGTCGGTACTGGACGAGCTGGTGGTGACCAACACCGTTCCGCTGTCCGCCGCTGCTCAAGCCTGTGACCGTATCCGCCAGTTGGATATCGCACCGGTTGTCGCTGAAGCGGTACGCCGCATCAGCAACGAAGAATCGATCAGCGCGATGTTCCGCTAA